Below is a genomic region from Apostichopus japonicus isolate 1M-3 chromosome 7, ASM3797524v1, whole genome shotgun sequence.
ACACTATCGAGAAGGTCAATAGCATATTGGGACAAATACGATACTGTCGATTACCGTTAGAGCAAGTGCCATGGCTTCGTTACTGAAAGAATCCAAATCAATTGAACGCCACTGCACCTGTAATCGTTCGCTAAACTGGTATAGTAAGTACTTACTTGTACTCGAATTCTAGCATAGTTgcttgtactcgtactcgtCCTCATGGATTGGTACTCGGTTTTCGAggacattttaaaatttaaatcatTCAATATAGGAGACCTGTAACTTTGCTCTGTTGCTGTAAGATATTATACAGACTATTGCAGTTAAAAAGTCTGTCAAATATCGTCGAGATATCTGGCAGAAACCTCATAAAACTGTGAGCATAAACTTGTTGGAAAGGTGAAAATGAGGCAAAAATAAATACACGATCCATTTATGCTTTGATAAAAGAGTAAAACATGCATGTATATCTGATCCTCAAATGTCATTTCCTTAGGCAAGCCACCGACACGGAGCTCGATTTACCCTATGCGTCAGCGTTTGTTAACGTGGCAAGCACGCCCCTGAAGGTGCGAAGCTATATATAGGCATAGACATTGACAAATTCTACTCCACGACCTATTCACAAAGCTATCCTCCACAGCCGGTAAAAGGGGTGCACGCGATTCTTCGCCATTCGCTGCGGGGGTAGAAGAGTGGAAAAGGTTCAGAAACAGTCCTAAGGAGACGTCATTTTCCCCCAGTATATGGGGTGGAACATGCAGACTCATTGCGACTGTCTTGAGATTGGGAGTTGATTTCTTAAAGTAGAATCCTTGAAGTGAGGTCTTTTTGCTTGCGTCAAATATGTAAAAGGTAACGTGAAAATCTTGAAGTATGTTACTGACATTTCATAACCAAAAATAGTTGTGGGCGATTAAACGACGGTTCTTTAAACATTTATATGAAGTGGCCCCATTTTGTATCATTTCATGCAGCCCTGGTGAAAACAAATTTGAcatgacatatatatttattgactGGTTCATGAAAGAAGCTGGCCTCCAACAGAGAAATACCCTTCATAACTTTCAGCGATGGCCCCACAATTATACCGTATAAGGTAAGAAGCATCAGATTTATATTCTTAGATTATTAAGTAAAGGAAAGTTGTAGTTAAATGTCATCGGTATTCTCCCCTCAATATagtaaaaattcaaaataatgttCACTGGCGTTACAgatttcaacaagcatttcaCAGCCACCCGGCCTCAGGGCGACATTTTAATGTCTCACTGGAATACTCCACAGTGACTGCGAATAAATTGGAGAGAAAAAATCTTATAGATAAGTACTTTCGAAGATTTCAAGTAATGTTAGCAGGCTAAACTTTGGAGGCAATACCGCATATGACCTATAAAGCTTGCATTTCACGGTATAGTGAGAGCGTATATACTCGATACTGAAAGTAATTCATTATTGGCTGTTTTCCAAAACTCGATGCTGATAGGCTTCTCCGCGTGTGGTCAAATGTTTGTGATAACATTCAAGTAAACAGCTTCACATGAGGAAAGGCTGGAACAAAACAAACCATCTTGTCAGCAATCTCAGTTCGCATTTATGGTTTTCTCTAAGTCGtgagttaaaaaaatatataacaattaaaattgtttcatttacTGTCTACTGTTTATTTTTGTCAAAGTCTTGTTCAAAACCTGTTTCATTGACTGTATAGAACTGCGCCTGCGTGTTTGACGGCTACTCTCTGCTACTCTGCGTCTGCGCGTGACTTCGCGATACAATTCGTGGAAAGCGTCGTTAATATTTTGATCTCCTCTACTTGCGGAACTTTCAAAAAATGCACACGCTAAATCTTGAGCTAGTCTCTCTCCTTCTTCCGTCGAGACTTCTCGACAGTGATCCAAATCACACTTGTTGGCAACgatcaccatggtaacatttCGCGCCTTTTTCACTTCATCAAGATAGTTCTTGTAATTGATAACTTCATTAAAGCTCTCTCGATCTGTTACGCTGTACATGACAAGAAATCCTTCGCCCCATCTGAGATTACCTTCAGTTTGGATTGACTCCACGTCCTGTAAAACAGAAAGTGAAAAGACAAAATTACCATAGAAATGTGACAATTATTGTTAATAACTCATGCATTCAATAGACCAACAATTATACACCTCATTCTAATAGGAAGTGACGTCAATCTAAGTcatcaatatgcaaattatatgcCGTGCTTTTAAAGCAGCAGTTTGAGTTGAGATGTAAACTGCATTATTCTGACAGAGAAGGGTTGTAAGATAGTTATATTTGCTTCAGTGTATGTAACCAGGGAGTTTTTATGGAACTATGATTTGGTATAAATTATGATACTGATATGCTTGCttcagtatttatttatttttaatttgtttcactAATTCTTCTTCATGTTTGGAAAGTTCCAGTAACACGCGCTTCAACCTAACAggtgcaagttttttttttacgttttgtATACAATGTAGAGGTTTGAAGCACTTTatcaaaacatgaataaaaaagATCTTGCATAGCGTGAGGTCAATCTTGTAGCCTCTCTCCAGTTGTAACATTGATCAATcttattaatgtaattttatAAATGTAACAAGAATTGACAAACCATTCTAGATTCCTTTAACTTGTATCAATTACGGCACATCATCAGTACAAATTGTCTCAAATTTCACAACATAACTTAAGTCATTCGTTACCCTCCAAACCAGCTTCTTTTTAATCTATTGCTTAACGACTTAACGTAACTAAATTTATGTCCTTTAAGTCATGCCATCCGGCCGCCAATATACACATACACAGAgtttaggagtgttagctcagtggttaacgccggtgcctgcCAATCAtcaggtccccggttcgagtcactccaagattaatgtaagtcgtccagttacagagttgttgacaattgacaattcataatcatggacgttaaatatgaatgtaagagactgatttcggtcagcttgcggctttgataagccaatgaggcttcttcgcgagttcctgcttgcaggaggatctaaaaatacaaatacattctGGTTGATGTGTGTGTTGTTATGTAATCATGTGATACTTGTGGTGTGCTGTTGCCACGGTACCATGGTATCGTGTTAACTCACAAGCGAAGACATACACTATACGTTAAACTGTTAATACATCAGCGTAAACGTACACAGTATTGGGCATCCCATTCTACATTGTTCTACAACCTATCGCTGGCACATAATCAACTTACCTGACCAGCAGTGTCGAGTATttccatggtaaccacatcatcATCTATGATTGCCTGATGTTTATATGTGAATTCTGTATTGGAAAATAGGAAAACAACATTCAAGGTACGATAACTGGTTAAATTATATAGAAATATGATGAAGATGGTGTAGGTGAGGCGTATTGGGATGAGATGGGATGACGTCTTCCCCACCCATCTTATGGTACTCTTCCCGCATACATCGGCAAAAATATTTGACTCGGCACATTAATTCAAACTAATATCTGGGCATATTTTAGCATTTTGATGACTTCCAGAATAGCAATGGCTCTTTTTCCCCTGTTTCCGATAATCACTGAGGATAGATGAGGATTAACTGAAAACTTCCAGAGTATTTGTCATTACAAAAAGACGTTGCCAAGAGTTATAGCTTGAAATTTACTTCAAACGGCTGTTACGAGTCTAACATGTCACTTCTTTTCGTCATAGTTCAGCACATACTAAACGTTATCCTAAAATACAGAATGGAGTGATCAAGGTTTCCGTGAAGTTGTAACTCTTGAAATGGACCGAGACGAAAGATTCTCGATCCATGACCATGAATGTGAAATTTATGTTTCAATTCTTGATTAACGTCCACTCAAAGATCTTTGGCGTTTGTAGGGTTTAACAAAGAACGTCAAAGTCTCTTTGATAGGTACTGACAGGATTATATATGAGCAATCTCTTAGCATTTGGATACGCAATGTTGTAAAAGACCGAGAATGTTCCAGATCGGTTCCCTTCACCGTAAAACTCATCCATTTTGTGAGcacatatttataaacaaaacgGTCGCTTGGGAACTAAAAATAACCCAAAAAGTAGGCCGTAAATCAGTTAACACGGATCCTTGCTTTAATTGTTTATGCCGTGATGTTTGAAAGGGTAGATGAAGATGAAACTATCTGACTTTATCCGAGATGGAGAGGCAGATTCATCcacagaagatgaagaaaacgATAGAGCAAAATGAGTAATTAATCACAGCGGTATAATCACACCCATGAAGGGTACCTGAATCTATTGCCAGCcaataatgttgttgttgtttggaAATACTAGTTGATTATAACTTTAATTGAAGTCATTATGTTTATGAGTTAGTGAACTCAAGACCCATGTGGCTGGTTTCATGAATACATGTGACACGTGAACATACAACGTGATTAATGTTTGTTGCAACACCGAAATGACGTCaccaattatattttatattacaaCTGCAGTCTAATTACATAATGAATCATCAACTTCTAAAAACAAGAATCCCTTCGTCCTCTGTCACTtatgttctttttttctatCGACCAAGCGGAAGAACGCACATGACCTTTGAGGGTGAAAGCTGCACTAAGAGGCTACCACATTGAAAGTTATTCATTTGCACTCCAAATGAAAATGTCCGAGAAACAGATTGACCATTGTAGGGAAAACAAATAAGACGTATGCATCATTTATTCGTTAGGGACTCTGGTCTTGGAAGAAAGGTCATAGGTTCAACTCTTCATAATTAAAGGGAACATAAAGTGCAAAATGGTGTAGGAATGGCGAGGGGAAAGCTGGTCTTATCCACTAAATTGATGAGTTGCTGTATGATGtggatatatataatttatgtaaCAAAGATTTATCCCTTCCTATTATGTTATGATAACATTTGTAAACGCAACATTTGCTAAAGGTTAATTAAACTATGAAGAATTTTATTGCATTAAGGAAAACActataaatgttatatatacataatacaaTGAAATTTTCACCGACGGTGATGGCTTCAAATATACGAGCCAGCTACAATCATGTAGGAAAGTAAAGCGTACTTGCTCAATGTTAATGAGGAAAATGAAAGTTATGGAAGGGAAATATTGAATAACTTAGTCTCAGGGTTGCTTTGGGAGGAATGATCACTTCCCGACGATGTATAAGACCAGTTTGAAAGGGACCAGTTGGCGGAAGGGTGAGGGGGTGAGTGGTGATTGGAAGCGTGAGAGGAATGGAAATGCTTTAGGACTGTCTTTAGGAGGTTTTGCAGGTTACATTTATTCAAGTGACGATGCTGCACATATTCTGTTTAATGCTGGCAGCATGTAATTTGGCGAAAGAATATAATAAATAAGTGTGTAGACATTGCTCGTTCAACTCAACTTTACTACAAATATACTTGTGGGCCTCTAGCAATATTTGGCGAAGAGTACCGAAATTCTCCGGGGTACTACCGGAAATACTGTATATGGTGTGAATCGTGGTTACACGATATTATAAAGACTCCATTGATCGCTTTGTCTGAATGCGTTTTCAAaggtttgttatatatataaataggatCAAGGTGAAGAGAGGATTTAATACTGCAGTGAGCCTCTGATGTGAACCACACCAAGACCATTCGCTGAGGCATCATTAGAATGGATGGAGAAGTTGGAATCGATACAACTTCTGAATGAACATCCCTGAATGTcaagtttgtttgtttcacGAGCAGTCTTGCAATTGAACACCATTAAGACAGACATTGGTGAATGTAATTCCAGAGGTGGTATCATTTCTATTCAATTCGAGTGAACTCTCTAGTGATACATCAAATTTAAGTGGTAAACGAAAACATGCCCTGCGACTTGAGATATTACTCTTACGGTAACCTTCACATTTTGTCTCGAATTTCTTCATACTATTTCCAATAACTCTTTCAAGGCGCACTCGTTTGCCGATTGTCATTCTTTGCCCGGCAGGTACTTgagatgttcaaaagaaaatCTTTAACCATGATAAGAAAACAAATGACAGACTTCAGTAACGCATTTGATTGCGTTGGTTCACTGACAGTCACGTTACGAACAGGCACACTCTCAATTTCATTATACATGTCAATGACTTGTGAAATCTAGAAGAATCTTCACACCGCTAACGTGGGAATCATAACATACATGCTTTCCATGTGTGTACTATAGTACTTATCAGACAACAGATAAGTCAACGGCTGTTACAAAACTAAGTAACTAAAATGAGCTCTATCACTAAACAATTCAGATCGACTTAATCCAAACAAATTGTGTTGGTTACCGTATCCGTAGATGGAACAGTCGTAATCTGAGCATGCGCGTTGGTTGTATTTGTGGACGGCAAAGGAGGTGGAATGCATCCCTCCATAATACCCTGCGGAAGAACGTCTCATGTCTAATGAAGATTCTACGGAGGTAACGACCCCACAGAAATCCgatgaaaacgataaatcgcaTACGTTGCGGCGAGTGACGATTCTGATAAATGCTGTCGTTGAAAGACATATCTCTGTCGTCGAACAAGCGATTCTTATCGCTTTGAATGACTGACTTAAGATCTTCCTCCAAGAAATGATCGTAAAACGAAAAGACTTGTCGTATATCGCTTGTCGTGATGACATGTAGAGTATTAGATAAGATACAGAGAGAGGGGGGAGATGTCCTATGAAAATCACCTTGACATTAATGTTTTCACAGATGTATATCTATTCCTAAAATGAGATCTTGGTGgtgtaaagaaaaacatttttatgGGTATCACGAGCATTGCCTAGATTGTAAATTAACGGACTCGTTAAGAGTAGAAGGTCAGGTTGATATGTTAGTTACTTTAAGTTAAAGTAGTAACATAAATAGTGCTCCTTGGATCTTTCGCTGACAATTATTGCAAGGAAGAAACTAGCTTTGCAATAAACTTATGTGTGTGCAGAACATTTCTATTACAAGCAGCTGATATCGTTCCTAAAATTATACACCTGCGGTGAATGTTTATCCGTCGCACCTGTTCCACTCGTAGATTAAATAGTGCATTGTTTCTAActacatggaacgccaaaagggcaaCAGTTCTGTCGTCTTATGTAAAGTTGTTGCGTTGTTTCTAACGACGGTATCAAGTATTCTACGCCCACTCTGAGCAGGTGCAGCCTACTGATTGTTACTTATTAATGTAATCGCCAGGTTATTATTTCCATAACATGAGCGTTGGGTGACAAGAACAATTTGCGACTCAAGTTGCATCTTAGAACAGGTATACCAGGTATATGAAGCTGTTATAAAGGCCTAACATAGTTTTCTTGAAATACAAATGACAGCTATGTATAGTCCACTAGGCAAACTAAACTAAGATTCCAAAAGTGGAGCATCTGTTGCGGCATCTACATACAATAAATTACTAATTAGCGGGTTACcttatgaattaattaattagttaattgaTGTAGCAAATGAAATATTCTCCTCAACTATGTGTACTTTGCAGATCCAAAccattataatttgttttaaagttaaatttgtcTGTTAATATGCATTCGTATAGACCTATTAATGAATGAATTGGGAAATGAAAGTTAGAGCATCTCTTGTGACATCTGCAAGAATTAACCtaatatcaaattatatatCCTTTGTCTGGCGATATTGATTCTAGGATGGTTATCTTTATTTTGTCTGATTTAATGCAggaattataatatttcaaaatacatACTTAGCTTATccaaacaacttttattattCTGAAATGTGTAATATTAAAATCCCACGTGTTAACTCATGAATAATGCATCGGAACGTATCGGTAGGAGGGCTTTCATCCTTTCACGATTTCGAAACGACTACATATGGTTCGATAACCTAATCCTATCCTCATGTATCCTAAACGACTGAGAATCACATACGTGCACGTGACACATCGCAACTCACAAAAGTCTAGCATGTATGAAGTGTTTTCGCCAGAAATGCTTCGCCGTATCATCGAGAAGCTGAAATATACTTTTTCAACGTCCTaattgattgatcgatatgtTGTATGTGACGTTGAATGTTTCAGGAATTAATCGATGAGGGTTTCGAGAGGTATTTCTTGAGATGTATTCATCCTACACCAAGTTTATCATATAACAGACATGCATTCTGAATATGTACTATCACACTCTACCTCATAAAACAAACGTTTCGATCATTAATTACTTTAATTCTCAATCTCAACCTCTCGTCGTCGTCGCACGCCTGCTTCTTCTCAATCCATCGGTATTCGACAAGTGACAGTATGTTGATACAACATATGAAAGGGTTCTTAGATGTATTCATCGACCGAAATGACTTGCTTGAAAGATAATCACAAACAAATTAGTGTCTTGATAACAAGAACGAACCGGATAAATCGAGATTTGCTTTGTCCTCAAACATAATGAATGACTTAGATGAAGTTCCCTTTTCTTAGTAATAACAGAACTCTATTTCAACTTTTCGTTAAAGTTAAGGTCGTTTGAAGTTGATGCCTGTTGTCTTGTCGAGTTTGAATCTCGCGTTGAATTATAGCATGTTTTAATCAGATTAAGGTCCCCGGATGCGCAGATCAGTGAGAGAGGATAAGAAAAACAGACAAGAGTCTTCGATCACTTTTCTGACGAATAACAGTaccaatatttcaaatatctctGACGCGCACAGGAACAACCAATCAGAGGATCTTAAGTTCAGTCATAACGCCttaaacaaataaaagtatacaacaaaaaatgttacACGTAGTAAAGGGAAACTCTTTCAAGTGATAGAAAATAGATTTTCCGTACGCGTAATCGAAAAAACGGACCATCATTCCGAAAACACATAACTAAATATTAAAGATATAATGTGCTTTTCTGACATCTGTAAAGGCTTTTGTCCTTTGTTTAAATAGACGTAATTAATTATCATATCGGAGTACCTGATTGGTGTGTTGTTTTACGTGTGAGATGTCAGTGTTTACTCGTATAAGACATAGATGTCAAGACCCTATGTACAAGACCCAACCAGGAGCAA
It encodes:
- the LOC139969924 gene encoding ras-related and estrogen-regulated growth inhibitor-like isoform X2, giving the protein MSPTKCNECKLVVLGRPGVGKSATVVRFLTNRFIWEYDPTLEFTYKHQAIIDDDVVTMEILDTAGQDVESIQTEGNLRWGEGFLVMYSVTDRESFNEVINYKNYLDEVKKARNVTMVIVANKCDLDHCREVSTEEGERLAQDLACAFFESSASRGDQNINDAFHELYREVTRRRRVAESSRQTRRRSSIQSMKQVLNKTLTKINSRQ
- the LOC139969924 gene encoding ras-related and estrogen-regulated growth inhibitor-like isoform X1 gives rise to the protein MNHSAMVYFTANMGGNNNNNNTPDINQRQRRRSLPGINMSPTKCNECKLVVLGRPGVGKSATVVRFLTNRFIWEYDPTLEFTYKHQAIIDDDVVTMEILDTAGQDVESIQTEGNLRWGEGFLVMYSVTDRESFNEVINYKNYLDEVKKARNVTMVIVANKCDLDHCREVSTEEGERLAQDLACAFFESSASRGDQNINDAFHELYREVTRRRRVAESSRQTRRRSSIQSMKQVLNKTLTKINSRQ